One Nocardia sp. BMG111209 DNA segment encodes these proteins:
- the cmrA gene encoding mycolate reductase (Catalyzes the final step in mycolic acid biosynthesis.), translated as MSLPAPTADNRAVVTGASQGIGTALAEELARRGYSLILVARRKELLTELAARLGDRYGVTAEVRAVDLSDREQRAPLSNELAEREIAILCNNAGVATFGPISKLDPAYERALVELNSVAVHDLTLSVLPGMLARHSGGILITGSVAGNMAVPNNATYAATKAFTNSFSESLRGELGGTGVNVTLLAPGPVRTQNPNQEDVGTKIPEFVWVSAAHTAKLSIDSLARNKMRVVPGLISKGMSVTGQYAPRALTAPVVGAIYKRMGGR; from the coding sequence GTGAGTCTGCCTGCACCCACCGCCGACAACCGTGCCGTCGTCACCGGAGCCTCCCAGGGCATCGGTACCGCGCTCGCCGAAGAGCTTGCGCGGCGCGGATATTCGCTGATCCTGGTGGCCCGCCGCAAGGAACTGCTGACCGAGCTGGCGGCCCGGCTCGGCGACCGTTACGGCGTCACCGCCGAGGTGCGCGCCGTCGACCTGTCCGATCGCGAGCAGCGCGCGCCGCTGTCGAACGAGCTGGCCGAGCGGGAGATCGCGATCCTCTGCAACAACGCCGGCGTCGCCACCTTCGGCCCGATCTCGAAGCTCGACCCGGCCTACGAACGCGCCCTGGTGGAGCTCAATTCCGTCGCCGTGCACGACCTCACCCTGTCGGTGCTGCCCGGCATGCTGGCCCGGCACTCCGGCGGCATCCTGATCACCGGCTCCGTCGCCGGCAACATGGCCGTCCCGAACAACGCCACCTACGCCGCCACCAAGGCGTTCACCAACTCGTTCTCCGAATCGCTGCGCGGGGAGCTCGGCGGCACCGGCGTCAACGTCACCCTGCTCGCTCCCGGCCCGGTCCGCACCCAGAATCCGAATCAGGAGGACGTCGGTACCAAGATCCCCGAATTCGTCTGGGTATCGGCCGCGCACACCGCCAAACTGTCCATCGATTCGCTGGCCCGCAACAAGATGCGGGTGGTCCCGGGCCTGATCAGCAAGGGTATGAGCGTGACCGGGCAGTACGCGCCGCGCGCGCTGACCGCGCCGGTGGTCGGCGCGATCTACAAGCGGATGGGTGGCCGGTAA
- the lysA gene encoding diaminopimelate decarboxylase — MTLLEICPSLRAGMSSPRLDSGVWPCDTHYDELGRVTLGGVALSDVADQYGTPTYVLDEGEVRRRCRAYRKYFPDAEIIYAAKALMIRSVATWVAEEGLSVDVCSAGELAIALAAGVDPRRIVLHGSGKPFAELETAVAAGVGRIVIDSLTEITLLAALATRPQQVLLRLSPDIDVHGHPAVRTGVVDQKFGFPLGSTQATEAIERILRQPMLQLVGFHCHLGSQIHDADFYGEAVRRMVAEMARVRREHGILLPQLDLGGGHAVAYRGGDPEMSLPVLADIVEDALDAACSLHHFPRPRIALEPGRAIVARAGVTLYRVMAIKHIQGGHTYVIVDGGMNDNPRVALYGARYDAVLVNRHPTGARMTATVAGRYCEAGDILAHDVILPADLRPGEVLAVPCTGAYHHSLASSYNGVGRPPIIAVTAGRSRQLIRRETPADLLARDLG, encoded by the coding sequence TTGACACTGCTCGAGATCTGCCCGTCCTTGCGCGCGGGGATGTCGTCGCCCCGGCTGGACTCCGGCGTCTGGCCGTGCGACACCCACTACGACGAGCTGGGCCGCGTCACGCTCGGCGGCGTGGCGCTCAGCGATGTCGCCGACCAGTACGGCACCCCCACCTACGTGCTGGACGAGGGCGAGGTGCGCCGCCGCTGCCGGGCCTATCGGAAATACTTCCCGGACGCGGAGATCATCTACGCCGCGAAGGCCCTGATGATCCGCTCGGTGGCGACCTGGGTGGCCGAGGAGGGCCTGTCGGTGGACGTCTGTTCCGCCGGTGAGCTCGCCATCGCGCTGGCCGCCGGCGTGGACCCGCGGCGCATCGTGCTGCACGGCAGCGGTAAGCCGTTCGCCGAACTCGAGACCGCCGTCGCCGCGGGTGTGGGCCGCATCGTGATCGACTCCCTCACCGAGATCACGCTGCTGGCCGCCCTGGCGACCCGCCCCCAGCAGGTGCTGCTGCGCCTGTCCCCCGATATCGACGTGCACGGCCACCCGGCCGTCCGCACGGGTGTCGTCGACCAGAAGTTCGGCTTCCCGCTGGGCAGCACCCAGGCGACCGAGGCGATCGAACGCATCCTGCGCCAGCCGATGCTGCAACTGGTCGGCTTCCACTGCCATCTGGGCTCGCAGATCCACGACGCCGACTTCTACGGCGAGGCGGTCCGCCGCATGGTCGCCGAGATGGCCCGGGTCCGCCGCGAGCACGGCATCCTGCTCCCGCAACTCGACCTCGGCGGCGGCCACGCCGTCGCCTACCGCGGCGGCGACCCGGAGATGTCGCTGCCGGTCCTGGCCGACATCGTCGAGGACGCGCTGGACGCGGCCTGTTCCCTGCACCACTTCCCGCGCCCCCGGATCGCCCTGGAACCCGGCCGCGCGATCGTCGCCCGCGCCGGCGTGACCCTCTACCGGGTGATGGCGATCAAGCACATCCAGGGCGGCCACACCTACGTGATCGTCGACGGCGGCATGAACGACAACCCCCGCGTCGCGCTGTACGGGGCCCGATACGACGCGGTCCTGGTCAACCGGCACCCCACCGGCGCCAGGATGACCGCCACCGTCGCGGGCCGCTACTGCGAGGCCGGCGACATCCTCGCCCACGACGTGATCCTGCCCGCCGACCTCCGCCCCGGCGAGGTGCTGGCCGTCCCCTGCACCGGCGCCTACCACCACAGCCTGGCGTCCTCGTACAACGGCGTCGGCCGCCCCCCGATCATCGCCGTCACCGCGGGCCGCAGCCGCCAGTTGATCCGCCGCGAAACCCCCGCCGACCTCCTGGCCCGCGATCTGGGTTGA